A genome region from Parafrankia irregularis includes the following:
- a CDS encoding zinc-binding dehydrogenase has product MDLMRAARLHVPSRTLTIEDVPRPVPGPWQVLVKVAAAGVCMSDVHLIDGSLGRPRHLAEDTVTIGHEVAGTIAELGPEVGGWSIGQRVVLQAGEIRDGETYTRGVDYDGGWADYALASVDSIFALPDSIPFEQAAIIPDAVSTPWSAIVNTAQVRPGEAAGVWGVGGLGSHAIQLLRAVCAYPLVAVDPVPGARARALELGADLALDPRDPTLKDQILFLTEGAGLNAAFDFAGVASVYDQVLGVLAEEGRLVVVGLSGRPLTLRDSTTFSYRKHRIMGHFGSGDDVVPRLVDLVDHGRLDFSRSITDVLPLGKASVAVRRMHTKEGNPLRLILAP; this is encoded by the coding sequence GTGGACCTGATGCGGGCGGCCCGCCTCCACGTCCCCAGCCGCACCCTGACGATCGAGGACGTCCCCAGGCCGGTGCCCGGGCCCTGGCAGGTGCTGGTGAAGGTCGCGGCGGCCGGGGTGTGCATGTCGGACGTCCACCTCATCGACGGATCGCTCGGCCGGCCGCGGCATCTCGCCGAGGACACCGTCACGATCGGGCACGAGGTCGCGGGCACGATCGCGGAGCTCGGGCCCGAGGTCGGCGGATGGTCCATCGGCCAGCGGGTCGTCCTGCAGGCCGGCGAGATCAGGGACGGCGAGACCTACACCCGCGGCGTCGACTACGACGGAGGCTGGGCCGACTACGCGCTGGCCAGCGTCGACTCGATCTTCGCCCTGCCGGACTCGATCCCCTTCGAGCAGGCCGCCATCATTCCGGACGCCGTCTCCACCCCCTGGAGCGCGATCGTCAACACCGCGCAGGTTCGCCCTGGCGAGGCGGCCGGCGTGTGGGGTGTGGGCGGTCTGGGCTCGCACGCGATCCAGCTGCTCCGGGCCGTGTGCGCCTATCCGCTCGTGGCGGTCGATCCGGTGCCCGGCGCGCGGGCACGGGCACTGGAGCTCGGCGCCGATCTCGCCCTCGATCCCCGCGACCCGACGCTCAAGGACCAGATCCTCTTCCTCACCGAGGGCGCCGGGCTGAACGCGGCCTTCGACTTCGCCGGGGTCGCCTCGGTCTACGACCAGGTGCTGGGCGTGCTCGCGGAGGAGGGCCGCCTGGTGGTCGTCGGGCTGTCCGGCCGGCCCCTGACACTGCGGGACAGCACGACCTTCAGCTACCGCAAGCACCGGATCATGGGGCATTTCGGTTCGGGTGACGACGTCGTGCCGCGGCTGGTCGACCTGGTCGACCACGGCCGGCTCGACTTCTCCCGCTCCATCACCGACGTCCTGCCGCTGGGCAAGGCGAGCGTCGCGGTCCGGCGCATGCACACCAAGGAGGGAAACCCGCTGCGCCTGATCCTGGCTCCCTGA
- a CDS encoding FadR/GntR family transcriptional regulator — protein sequence MDEPRRARNRERVVPREKPQRIADELRRLIIQGELADGESLGHEPDLVARFGVSRPSLREALRILEAEGLISVKRGVLGGIVAHRPNHRMTARTAALVLQARDVPLADVYEARSTLERFAAQIVAGSDSHQEAATELRRLTAEQLEVIDDPERFGQANSRFHARLVELAGNQTLGIVAEMLNEIVARAVAAVSHPEDGGDPLESEETRLRGLRSQARLAALVEAGDASAAERHWAEHMAVVGRVLLAHRAKTVIDLMQHEY from the coding sequence GTGGACGAGCCGAGGAGAGCACGCAACCGCGAGCGGGTGGTGCCGCGGGAGAAGCCGCAGCGCATCGCCGACGAGCTGCGGCGGCTCATCATCCAGGGCGAGCTGGCGGACGGCGAGTCCCTCGGGCACGAACCAGACCTGGTCGCCCGTTTCGGTGTCTCCCGCCCGTCACTGCGCGAGGCACTGCGCATCCTCGAGGCCGAGGGCCTGATCTCGGTCAAGCGCGGTGTCCTCGGCGGCATCGTGGCGCACCGGCCCAACCATCGGATGACCGCCCGCACGGCCGCCCTGGTCCTGCAGGCACGCGACGTCCCGCTGGCGGACGTGTACGAGGCGCGCAGCACGCTCGAACGCTTCGCCGCCCAGATCGTCGCCGGCTCCGACAGCCATCAGGAAGCCGCCACCGAGCTGCGCCGGCTGACGGCCGAGCAGCTCGAGGTCATCGACGATCCGGAGCGGTTCGGTCAGGCCAACTCGCGGTTCCATGCCCGGCTGGTCGAACTGGCCGGGAACCAGACGCTGGGCATCGTCGCGGAGATGCTCAACGAGATCGTCGCACGCGCCGTCGCCGCGGTGAGCCACCCGGAGGACGGTGGGGACCCGCTGGAGTCGGAGGAGACGCGCCTGCGCGGCCTTCGTTCCCAGGCCCGTCTCGCGGCACTCGTCGAGGCCGGCGACGCCTCGGCGGCCGAGAGGCACTGGGCGGAGCACATGGCGGTCGTCGGGCGGGTCCTGCTGGCCCACCGCGCGAAGACCGTGATCGACCTGATGCAGCACGAGTACTGA
- a CDS encoding GntR family transcriptional regulator, with product MDRRSSGTQVAEHIRNLIFSGVLRQGDHVRQDEIAEELGVSRIPVREAIIVLDREGWVTNELHRGAFVHGLDENSVRDHYGILGMLYGFAAARATERGDDEGIGRLRAAERTLHAATDPEVVLDANEVFLRQIFALAASPRLKAMSRLMMGIVPGNFFALVPGTITPQKKGISAVYRAVKARDGASAEAAFVALLEQHGERVVTMLRTRNILWAPDGTS from the coding sequence ATTGATCGCCGCAGCAGCGGTACCCAGGTCGCGGAGCACATCCGCAACCTGATTTTCTCGGGCGTGCTGCGCCAGGGTGATCATGTGCGCCAGGACGAGATCGCCGAGGAGCTCGGCGTGAGCCGGATTCCGGTGCGGGAGGCGATCATCGTCCTCGACCGTGAGGGCTGGGTGACCAACGAGCTGCACCGCGGCGCCTTCGTGCACGGTCTGGACGAGAACTCGGTCCGTGACCACTACGGCATCCTCGGCATGCTCTACGGTTTCGCGGCGGCGCGTGCGACCGAGCGTGGCGATGACGAGGGCATCGGCCGGTTGCGGGCGGCGGAGCGTACGCTGCACGCGGCGACCGACCCGGAGGTCGTGCTCGACGCGAACGAGGTGTTTCTCCGGCAGATCTTCGCGCTGGCGGCCTCGCCCCGGCTCAAGGCGATGAGCCGCCTGATGATGGGCATCGTGCCGGGGAACTTCTTCGCGCTCGTCCCGGGCACGATCACGCCGCAGAAGAAGGGCATCTCCGCTGTCTACCGGGCGGTGAAGGCTCGGGACGGCGCGAGTGCCGAAGCGGCGTTCGTCGCGTTGCTCGAACAGCACGGAGAACGTGTCGTCACCATGCTGAGGACCCGTAACATCCTCTGGGCCCCCGACGGCACGTCGTAG
- a CDS encoding MYXO-CTERM sorting domain-containing protein, with protein sequence MCSATWVPLLRRSIAGRRPDACSATGADGTRPWAGIGGLLLVIRR encoded by the coding sequence ATGTGCTCCGCGACCTGGGTACCGCTGCTGCGGCGATCAATCGCCGGGCGGCGGCCGGACGCATGTTCCGCGACGGGCGCCGACGGGACTCGGCCATGGGCAGGTATCGGGGGGCTCCTTCTCGTCATCCGGCGCTGA
- a CDS encoding NIPSNAP family protein: MNTKVYTHEFIDIKGSNRARYVHHMTANWSPIAQEERNQLCYGVWGVVGTTGRWPQVVNLWEEDGFDGLAAGLQHETSSATFQDPKLEKWWLEAAEYRSGGFDRILVPAPWTRTVSELCADGVRGELYAHEMIRVPRGTAPEFLSVVADEAIPCYTEHGWQLVGAFHTAMADDAECLLLWAIPSWAEWADLEKATLDRSSGAGQWHRRLLDASESRHRFLMRDAPLSPLRIGRQPSRADREEGWQDL; the protein is encoded by the coding sequence GTGAATACCAAGGTCTACACGCACGAGTTCATTGATATCAAGGGTTCGAACAGGGCCCGTTACGTCCACCACATGACGGCGAACTGGAGCCCGATCGCGCAGGAGGAGCGTAATCAGCTCTGCTACGGGGTCTGGGGCGTCGTCGGCACGACGGGCCGGTGGCCGCAGGTCGTGAACCTGTGGGAGGAGGACGGCTTCGACGGGCTGGCCGCCGGCCTGCAGCATGAGACGTCCAGCGCCACGTTCCAGGACCCGAAGCTCGAGAAATGGTGGCTGGAGGCGGCCGAGTACCGCAGCGGCGGATTCGACCGGATCCTCGTTCCGGCCCCCTGGACCCGCACCGTTTCCGAGCTCTGTGCCGACGGTGTGCGCGGTGAGCTGTACGCGCATGAAATGATCAGGGTGCCGCGGGGCACTGCACCGGAATTCCTCTCCGTGGTCGCGGACGAGGCGATTCCGTGTTATACCGAACATGGGTGGCAGCTGGTCGGCGCATTCCACACCGCCATGGCGGATGATGCCGAATGCTTGCTGCTCTGGGCTATTCCGAGCTGGGCGGAGTGGGCCGACCTCGAAAAGGCCACGCTGGACCGGAGCTCGGGCGCGGGCCAGTGGCACCGCCGGCTGCTGGATGCCAGCGAGTCGCGACACAGGTTCCTCATGCGGGATGCTCCGCTGTCACCGCTGCGGATCGGTCGGCAGCCGAGCCGGGCGGATCGGGAGGAAGGATGGCAGGATCTGTGA
- a CDS encoding acyl-CoA dehydrogenase family protein: protein MTSSFSTELEELRSAVRSFLDDTTGENAVRAYLGAAEEFDRTAWSVLAEQLGLLGLAIPEEYGGADHGFTELAVVFEEMGRALYGGPFLATVAAGQAILLIGDAAASADLLPAIASGQTVATVAVAERDGRWEEASVQTRATRTGDGADAGGAGWRLDGTKMFVLDGCAADLILVAARTDRGVGLFAVDAATAGTAVGLRRTPLATLDQTRKQARIDLDGVEARLIGAEGAGWAAVEGTYQRVLVALAAEQVGGAARALEMAVDYARSRFQFGRPVGSFQSIKHKCADVLIEVESARSAAYAAAAAAATDDPELPLLASLAAAYCTEAHLHAASENIQIHGGIGFTWEHPAHLYFKRASSARLMFGDPAYHRERVAQLIPE from the coding sequence ATGACCTCGTCGTTCAGCACGGAACTCGAAGAACTACGCTCAGCGGTCCGGTCGTTCCTCGACGACACCACCGGGGAGAACGCGGTCCGGGCGTACCTGGGCGCCGCCGAGGAATTCGACCGCACCGCGTGGTCGGTCCTGGCCGAGCAGCTCGGCCTGCTCGGGCTCGCCATTCCGGAGGAGTACGGCGGCGCCGACCACGGATTCACCGAACTGGCGGTGGTGTTCGAGGAGATGGGCCGGGCCCTGTACGGCGGCCCGTTCCTGGCCACCGTCGCGGCGGGCCAGGCAATCCTGCTCATCGGGGACGCCGCGGCCAGCGCGGACCTACTGCCCGCGATCGCCTCCGGCCAGACCGTGGCCACCGTCGCCGTCGCCGAGCGCGACGGGCGGTGGGAGGAGGCCTCCGTCCAGACCCGCGCGACCCGCACCGGTGACGGTGCCGATGCCGGCGGAGCCGGCTGGCGCCTCGACGGCACCAAGATGTTCGTGCTCGACGGCTGCGCCGCGGACCTGATCCTCGTCGCCGCGCGCACCGACCGCGGTGTCGGCCTGTTCGCCGTCGACGCCGCGACCGCTGGCACAGCCGTTGGGTTGCGGCGCACCCCGCTGGCGACCCTCGACCAGACCCGGAAGCAGGCCCGCATCGACCTCGACGGTGTCGAGGCCCGGCTGATCGGCGCCGAGGGAGCCGGGTGGGCCGCGGTCGAGGGCACCTACCAGCGTGTTCTGGTCGCGCTCGCGGCGGAGCAGGTCGGCGGCGCGGCCCGGGCCCTGGAGATGGCGGTGGACTACGCCCGCTCCCGGTTCCAGTTCGGCCGGCCCGTCGGCTCCTTCCAGTCGATCAAGCACAAGTGCGCGGACGTCCTGATCGAGGTCGAGTCGGCCCGTTCGGCCGCCTACGCGGCCGCGGCGGCCGCCGCGACCGACGACCCGGAGCTGCCGCTGCTGGCGAGCCTCGCGGCCGCCTACTGCACGGAGGCCCACCTGCACGCCGCGTCGGAGAACATCCAGATCCACGGGGGCATCGGCTTCACCTGGGAGCACCCGGCCCACCTGTACTTCAAGCGGGCGTCCAGTGCGCGGTTGATGTTCGGGGACCCGGCCTACCACCGGGAGCGGGTCGCCCAGCTCATCCCCGAGTGA
- a CDS encoding acetyl-CoA C-acetyltransferase, which translates to MREAVICEPVRTAVGRYGGALQPLSAHALGAAVVRGLLERTGLGSADVDDVVFGSCYPTMEAPALGRVVALDAGLDITVPGLQLDRRCGSGVQAMALAAMQVQTGVAEVVIAGGAESMSNAAFYSTELRWGARGGNLTLHDALARGRVTAGGENHPVPGGMIETAENLRREYGIPRAEQDEFALRSHQRAVAAQAAGRFAEEIIPVSVPKRGGATVVDTDEHPRADTTLESLARLRPVMGRTDPESTVTAGNSSGQNDGASACVVTHPEAAQRLGLRPLARLVSWAAAGVEPSRMGIGPVPATAKALERAGLKLSDIDLIELNEAFAAQVLACTREWGFGAADWDRFNVNGSGISLGHPVAATGGRILATLLHEMHRREVRYGLETLCIGGGQGITAIFERIPA; encoded by the coding sequence ATGCGTGAAGCGGTGATCTGCGAGCCGGTTCGAACCGCGGTCGGCCGCTACGGCGGGGCACTGCAGCCGCTGAGTGCGCACGCGCTCGGCGCGGCGGTCGTGCGCGGGCTGCTGGAGCGGACGGGTCTGGGCTCGGCGGACGTCGACGACGTGGTGTTCGGCTCCTGCTACCCGACGATGGAGGCCCCGGCACTGGGCCGTGTCGTCGCGCTGGACGCCGGCCTGGACATCACCGTCCCCGGCCTGCAGCTCGACCGCAGGTGCGGATCGGGGGTCCAGGCGATGGCCCTGGCCGCGATGCAGGTGCAGACCGGCGTCGCCGAGGTGGTCATCGCCGGCGGTGCGGAGAGCATGAGCAACGCGGCCTTCTACTCCACCGAGCTGCGGTGGGGGGCGCGCGGCGGCAACCTGACCCTGCACGACGCGCTCGCCCGCGGGCGGGTCACCGCCGGTGGCGAGAACCACCCGGTACCCGGCGGGATGATCGAGACGGCGGAGAACCTGCGGCGCGAGTACGGGATCCCGCGTGCCGAGCAGGACGAGTTCGCGTTGCGCTCGCACCAGCGGGCCGTCGCCGCGCAGGCCGCGGGCCGGTTCGCCGAGGAGATCATCCCCGTCTCCGTGCCGAAGCGCGGCGGAGCGACGGTGGTGGACACCGACGAGCATCCTCGCGCGGACACCACCCTCGAGTCACTGGCCCGGCTGCGGCCGGTGATGGGCCGCACCGACCCGGAGTCGACCGTCACCGCCGGGAACTCCAGCGGGCAGAACGACGGGGCGTCGGCGTGTGTGGTGACGCATCCGGAGGCGGCGCAGCGGCTTGGGCTGCGTCCGCTGGCCCGTCTGGTGAGCTGGGCCGCCGCCGGCGTGGAGCCGTCGCGGATGGGCATCGGACCGGTGCCGGCGACCGCCAAGGCGCTGGAGCGCGCCGGCCTGAAGCTCTCGGACATCGATCTGATCGAGCTGAACGAGGCCTTCGCGGCGCAGGTGCTGGCCTGCACCCGCGAGTGGGGGTTCGGCGCCGCGGACTGGGACCGTTTCAACGTGAACGGCTCCGGGATCTCGCTCGGCCACCCGGTCGCCGCGACCGGCGGGCGGATCCTCGCGACGCTGCTGCACGAGATGCACCGCCGTGAGGTCCGCTACGGGCTGGAAACCCTGTGCATCGGCGGCGGGCAGGGCATCACCGCGATCTTCGAGCGCATCCCCGCATAG
- a CDS encoding enoyl-CoA hydratase/isomerase family protein, translating into MSYSSYETLIVERRGPVGWLINNRPRQLNAMSSRMRDEFATAWTELDSDPAVKVIVHTGEGRAFQTGVDMTELATDGLGMERYRESVEKLDLHFTAWHQKVRKPVIAAVNGLCAGGGFHFVADADIVLASSDAQFFDPHVSAGQVVAFENIALLRKMPFEPVMRMALVGRFERMSAQRAYELGMVSELVEPERLRERAGELAKTIARNSPAAMAATKRALWGALESGLTDACRNGADELVSVWGHPDQTEGPQAFVEKREPRWVELAPQTPPVGE; encoded by the coding sequence GTGAGCTATTCGTCCTACGAGACCCTGATTGTGGAGCGCCGGGGGCCGGTCGGCTGGTTGATCAACAACCGGCCGCGCCAGCTGAACGCGATGAGCAGCCGGATGCGGGACGAGTTCGCCACCGCCTGGACCGAGCTCGACTCCGACCCGGCGGTCAAGGTGATCGTCCACACCGGTGAGGGACGGGCGTTCCAGACCGGCGTGGACATGACCGAGCTCGCCACCGACGGGCTGGGCATGGAGCGCTACCGCGAGTCCGTCGAGAAGCTGGACCTGCACTTCACCGCCTGGCACCAGAAGGTGCGCAAGCCGGTGATCGCCGCCGTGAACGGCCTGTGCGCCGGGGGCGGGTTCCACTTCGTGGCGGACGCCGACATCGTGCTGGCGTCGTCCGACGCGCAGTTCTTCGACCCGCACGTGTCAGCCGGCCAGGTGGTGGCGTTCGAGAACATCGCGCTGCTGCGCAAGATGCCGTTCGAGCCGGTGATGCGGATGGCGCTGGTCGGCCGGTTCGAGCGGATGTCGGCGCAGCGGGCCTACGAGCTCGGCATGGTCAGCGAGCTCGTCGAGCCCGAGCGGCTGCGGGAACGCGCAGGGGAGCTCGCCAAGACGATCGCGCGCAACTCGCCGGCCGCGATGGCGGCGACGAAGCGGGCGCTGTGGGGCGCGCTGGAGAGCGGCCTGACCGACGCCTGCCGCAACGGCGCCGACGAACTGGTCTCCGTATGGGGACATCCGGACCAGACGGAGGGCCCGCAGGCCTTCGTGGAGAAGCGCGAGCCGCGCTGGGTGGAACTCGCGCCGCAGACCCCGCCCGTGGGTGAATAG
- a CDS encoding enoyl-CoA hydratase/isomerase family protein — protein MSSGLLVERHGPVGWLVFDRPEVGNAMDAAMLSALPAAWAELDADPAVRVIVNTGAGERFQTGLDVVQLSRDPAALREHSRQTRRAELKITAWHTKVAKPVIAAVNGLCAGGGLHFVADADIVIAASDAEFTDPHVSVGQATAFEGIALSRRMAAETIARMALAGRHERIGAARAYQLGMISEIVDPPERLRERAQELAETIARNSPAAMAATKRALWGALESGLSDACVTGAAELMGMWGHPDQLEGPAAFAERREPRWAEPGPPVREAHR, from the coding sequence GTGTCATCGGGGCTGCTGGTGGAACGGCACGGGCCGGTGGGCTGGCTCGTGTTCGACCGGCCCGAGGTCGGCAACGCCATGGACGCCGCCATGCTCTCGGCGCTGCCGGCGGCCTGGGCCGAGCTGGACGCGGATCCCGCGGTCCGAGTCATCGTCAACACCGGGGCCGGTGAGCGCTTCCAGACCGGGCTGGACGTGGTCCAGCTGAGCCGTGACCCGGCGGCGCTGCGGGAGCACTCGCGGCAGACCCGCCGAGCCGAGCTGAAGATCACCGCGTGGCACACGAAGGTCGCGAAGCCCGTCATCGCCGCGGTGAACGGGCTGTGCGCCGGCGGCGGCCTGCACTTCGTCGCCGACGCCGACATCGTGATCGCCGCCTCGGACGCCGAGTTCACCGACCCGCATGTGTCGGTCGGGCAGGCGACGGCGTTCGAGGGGATCGCGCTGAGCCGGCGGATGGCCGCGGAGACCATCGCCCGGATGGCGCTGGCCGGCCGGCACGAGCGGATCGGTGCCGCCCGCGCCTACCAGCTCGGCATGATCAGCGAGATCGTCGATCCGCCCGAGCGGCTGCGGGAGCGGGCGCAGGAGCTCGCCGAGACCATCGCCCGCAACTCGCCGGCCGCGATGGCGGCGACGAAACGGGCGCTGTGGGGCGCGCTGGAGTCCGGCCTGTCGGACGCCTGCGTCACCGGCGCGGCCGAGCTGATGGGCATGTGGGGCCATCCCGACCAGCTGGAAGGCCCAGCGGCCTTCGCCGAGCGACGTGAGCCGCGGTGGGCCGAGCCCGGACCGCCCGTGAGAGAGGCACATCGGTGA
- a CDS encoding acyl-CoA dehydrogenase family protein → MVEGPRTSTGADGRLELPPSPDAEQVRAAVQAWVAEHVPAAWQEAGRRGGAAAIRLVRSRDEYERWYPVFGRSGLVAPTWEPAYGGLGLAPDLARVVDAELRPFNLGRLNPLGLSNAAPALFAHGTEEQRLRFLPPIVRNEEFWCQLFSEPGAGSDLASLATRAVREGDSWIITGQKVWTTWGFRADYGVLLARTDPDVPKRAGITYFLLDMHQPGVDVRPLRHITGEVDFCEVFLDEAVVPDSQRIGRVGDGWRVAGATLSGERQMVSGAGSGGVDRIGGSGIASLIRLARKVSAQGLPGGWDDPVMRQEIVKLYTEERIRGWTNERVRQRLRAGLAPGPESSIGKVQQGTLNQRMQALAVEILGASGAAWESPAVQAGPAASADGGAGAGAGTDADAVAAQYAESLIHEVRGMLRSRANTIEGGTTEVNKNILAERVLGLPREPDPYQGKPWRDVPRS, encoded by the coding sequence ATGGTGGAGGGCCCGCGGACGTCCACGGGCGCGGACGGGCGGCTGGAGCTCCCGCCGTCGCCGGACGCGGAGCAGGTCCGCGCCGCCGTCCAGGCGTGGGTGGCCGAGCATGTCCCGGCCGCCTGGCAGGAGGCCGGGCGCCGCGGCGGCGCCGCGGCGATCCGGCTGGTGCGCTCGCGGGACGAGTACGAGCGGTGGTACCCGGTGTTCGGCCGGTCCGGGCTGGTCGCGCCGACCTGGGAGCCGGCCTACGGCGGGCTGGGCCTGGCGCCCGACCTCGCCCGCGTCGTCGACGCGGAGCTGCGTCCGTTCAACCTGGGCCGGCTCAACCCGCTCGGCCTGTCGAACGCGGCACCGGCCCTGTTCGCGCACGGCACCGAGGAGCAGCGGCTGCGTTTCCTGCCCCCGATCGTGCGCAACGAGGAGTTCTGGTGCCAGCTGTTCTCCGAGCCCGGCGCCGGCTCCGATCTCGCGTCGCTCGCGACCAGGGCGGTCCGCGAGGGTGACTCGTGGATCATCACCGGCCAGAAGGTGTGGACGACCTGGGGCTTCCGTGCCGACTACGGCGTGCTGCTGGCCCGCACCGATCCGGACGTCCCCAAGCGGGCCGGGATCACCTACTTCCTGCTGGACATGCACCAGCCGGGGGTGGACGTCCGCCCGCTGCGGCACATCACCGGCGAGGTCGACTTCTGCGAGGTCTTCCTGGACGAGGCCGTCGTCCCCGACAGCCAGCGGATCGGCCGGGTCGGCGACGGCTGGCGGGTGGCGGGCGCGACGCTGTCCGGTGAGCGGCAGATGGTGTCGGGCGCGGGGTCGGGCGGCGTGGACCGCATCGGCGGCTCGGGTATCGCCAGCCTGATCCGGCTGGCGCGCAAGGTCAGCGCGCAGGGCCTGCCGGGTGGCTGGGACGACCCGGTGATGCGCCAGGAGATCGTGAAGCTCTACACCGAGGAACGGATCCGGGGCTGGACGAACGAGCGGGTGCGCCAGCGGCTGCGGGCCGGCCTGGCGCCGGGGCCGGAGAGCTCGATCGGCAAGGTGCAGCAGGGCACGCTCAACCAGCGCATGCAGGCGCTCGCCGTCGAGATCCTCGGGGCGTCCGGCGCGGCCTGGGAGAGCCCGGCCGTCCAGGCGGGGCCCGCCGCCAGTGCCGACGGCGGCGCCGGAGCTGGTGCTGGCACCGATGCCGACGCGGTCGCGGCCCAGTACGCGGAGTCGCTCATCCACGAGGTGCGGGGCATGCTCCGCAGCCGCGCGAACACCATCGAGGGAGGCACCACCGAGGTGAACAAGAACATCCTCGCCGAGCGTGTGCTCGGCCTGCCCCGCGAGCCCGACCCGTACCAGGGCAAGCCCTGGCGCGACGTCCCCCGGAGCTGA
- a CDS encoding enoyl-CoA hydratase/isomerase family protein encodes MSDTAGGLVVSAEGGVLRLRLNRPDKRNAIDDAMMRQLIDEIEAAGQDESVRVIVLSGAGDHFCGGADIIARNAKPSANGSGSANGNGGAAVRPRAGSIQRRLPTTAHRLIPLVQTVQTPVVCAVRGWAAGIGLALALAADITVTTADATFWAPFADRGFTPDSGLSWLLQRRVGEVRARRMLLLGEKVTGADAAQWGLVDRAVPATDLDGAVEEIVAELAGAATVAVGLTKWLLAAGATAELDDQLRNEAFALELSSRSEDFREGLGAFREKRRPRFSGR; translated from the coding sequence ATGAGTGACACCGCCGGCGGGCTCGTGGTCAGCGCCGAGGGCGGGGTGCTGCGCCTGCGGCTGAACCGGCCGGACAAGCGCAACGCGATCGACGACGCCATGATGCGCCAGCTCATCGACGAGATCGAGGCGGCCGGCCAGGACGAGTCCGTGCGGGTGATCGTGCTGTCCGGCGCCGGGGATCACTTCTGCGGCGGCGCGGACATCATCGCCCGCAACGCGAAGCCCAGCGCCAACGGCAGCGGCAGCGCCAACGGCAACGGTGGTGCTGCGGTCCGGCCGCGGGCGGGCAGCATCCAGCGGCGGCTGCCGACCACCGCCCACCGGCTCATCCCGCTGGTCCAGACGGTGCAGACGCCGGTCGTATGCGCGGTGCGGGGCTGGGCCGCCGGGATCGGCCTGGCTCTCGCCCTCGCCGCGGATATCACCGTGACCACGGCCGACGCCACCTTCTGGGCGCCGTTCGCGGATCGTGGCTTCACCCCCGACAGCGGCCTGAGCTGGCTGCTGCAGCGCCGCGTCGGGGAGGTCCGGGCCCGGCGGATGCTGCTGCTCGGCGAGAAGGTCACCGGCGCGGACGCGGCGCAGTGGGGCCTGGTCGACCGGGCCGTCCCGGCCACCGACCTGGACGGCGCCGTCGAGGAGATCGTGGCGGAGCTCGCGGGAGCCGCGACGGTCGCGGTCGGGCTCACCAAGTGGCTGCTGGCCGCCGGTGCCACCGCCGAGCTGGACGACCAGCTGCGCAACGAGGCGTTCGCGCTGGAGCTGTCGTCACGCAGCGAGGACTTCCGGGAGGGGCTCGGCGCCTTCCGGGAGAAGCGGCGCCCACGCTTCAGCGGCCGCTAG